In Deltaproteobacteria bacterium, the DNA window CCCCTGCGGGAGATTATGGACCTGAGAAGGTACCGGGTTCTCGGTCAGGGCTTGTTACCCAAAGAGGTCAGGCCGGTGGTCAGGAACCTGGAGCTTTTTGGGGATGTCCAGGGGAAAGGAATGGCCTATCGGTCCGAATGGGCCATGAATCTCGGCCTCAGCCCCATGTCCGCGAACAGCCTGAAGCCTGAGGTGCTCTTCTGGGTGGGTTGTTTTGGAGCTTTTCATCCCCGCACCCAGGCCGTGGCCAGGGCTTTGGTGGATATTATGCAAGCCGGACAAGTCCGTTTCGGGTTTCTGGAAAAAGAAGAGTTTTGCTGCGGGGACCCGGCCCGGAGGCTTGGAGAGGAGGCCTTGTTTATGGATCTGGCCAAAAAAAATATCAGCCGCCTGCAGCATTACGGGGTGGAAAAGATCGTGACCCTCTGTCCCCATTGTTTCAACACCCTGAAAAACGAATACCCCGGGTTAGGAGGAAAATTCCAGGTCCTTCATGCCGCCGAACTGGTCAGGGATTTGATTATGCAGAAGCGAATTATGTTAAAATATCCTTTAAAGAAAAAGGTGGCCCTTCATGACCCCTGTTACTTAAGCCGGGCCAATCAAAAAGTGCAACCCCTTAGAGAAACCCTGTGGGCCGTTCCGGATATAGCCTATCAGGAATTACCCCGGAACCGGGAAAACGGCTTATGCTGTGGAGGCGGCGGCGGGCATTTGTGGCTCCATGAAACCGCCGGGCGTCCCATCAATCAGCTCCGGGCCGAAGAGATCTTAAGTACCGGTGTGGACCTGGTGGCCACCGCCTGCCCTTACTGTCTGACCATGCTGGAAGACGGGGTCCGCTCCCAGGCTATAAAAACCCCGCCGGTCATACAGGATGTCATCGAAATCGTAGCGGCTTCTTTAGAGGTGCGTTGATTCATGAAGATCATCGTCTGCATCAAGCAAATAGCCCATACCTACTGCCGGAGCGGTTTCGATCCGGACCGGCATTTTTTGGCCCCTGAAGACACCCTCTATCGCATCAATCCTTATGACGAAGCAGCGCTGGGTTTGGCCCTAACCGTCAAAGAAGCCCTGGGAGGGGGAGAGATTTTCCTCCTGACCTTGGGACCCCTTATCGCAGAAGCCGAATTGAGACGTTGTCTGGCCCTGGGTGCCAACCGCATTTATCACATAGATCAAGAGGGGGTCGTGGATCCCTGGGCTAAATCAAGTTACCTGGCCCAGGCCATAAAAGACCTGGAGGCTCGGTTAGTTCTCTGTGGGAAAGAGTCTCTGGATACACAAAACGGCCAAGTGGGGGCCTTTCTGGCCCATCACCTGGGCCGGCCCTTTGTCTCGGCCATTACCCAACTGACGGTCTCCCCGGACGGCTATTCAGGGACCGTTCAACGGAGCGGCGGGCGGGGGATACGGGAATCCCTTCTTTGCCCTTTACCGGCGGTCTTCAGTGTCGATATGGGCGCCCAAGGTTCGCTTCTTCCCACCTATCCCGATAAAAAACAGGCCTGGTCCATACCGATTCAAAAAATAAAGATTCAGGACCCTATGCCGGAACCCCGGACAATAACTACAGAAGTTTTTCCTCCGCGACCTCGGCCTAAAATAGTCCCGGCACCGGATTGCTCCCGGCCGGCTTATGAACGGATCGAGCAGCTTCTGATGGGCAGCCGCATCCAAAAGATGGGGGCCAGGTTAACCGGAAGCCCTGAATCACAGGTGGAAGGGATCATGGATTTTTTAAGAGAGCACAAATTTTTAAAGCAACCTGTTGGGTGGGTGGAGTGATAACGGAACCCACACGATTAGTACGAAAATACGGTTCAAGGTTCAAGGTCCGGAAAAACCAGTTCGGAGTTTAGAGTTCGGAGTTCGGAGTAAACCATTTTCATGCTTCGTTGTGCCACGCCCTAAGCGTGGCATGTGGAATTAATGCGGAAAAGGATAGATAATAATAGTGGCGAAAAAAAAGCGACAGGATTTAAAAGACAAATTGGCCCTGATCACCGGCGGGGCCCGAAATATCGGTCTGGCCATAGCTAAAGAATTGGCGGCCCAAGGTGCTTCGATAGTCCTGGTTGATATTTGCCGGGACTTAAAAACCATCCCTTATGCCCTGGCCGGGCCGAATGATTTGGAAAGAGCCGTTCAGGAAATTTCCAAAATGGGGGTTAAGGCCCTGGGATTGACCTGCGACATCCGGAAGGAAGTCCAGGTGAAAGCTGCATTTCAACAGGTGATCGACCGATTCGGGCGTCTGGATATCCTGGTCAATAACGCCGGGGTGGTTTCCCTATATCCAATCACCGGTCTGTCTGAAAAGGCCTGGGATGAAGTCGTTGATGTCTGCCTGAAGGGGACCTATCTTTGCTGCAAGTACGCCCTGCATCCAATGATCAAACAGCGTTATGGTAAGATCGTCAATATCTCCTCCGTGGCCGGACTGCGCGGATTAGGACTGGGCGTGCACTACTGTGCCGCCAAGCACGGGATCATCGGCCTGACCAAGGCACTGGCCATGGAGGCGGCCGATCATCATATCAATGTCAATGCCTTGTGTCCGGGAACCACGGAGTCCCCTATGCTGGAGGGTCTGGCCTCCCAAATTCAACACGAGGGCGACCCCTATGAACACTTCGCCCAACAGCACCTTTTCCAGGACCGCCGGATACCCCCCCAGGATATTGCCCAGGCCGTAAGCTGGCTGGTCTCTGATAAAAGCCGGTCCATTACCGGATCGGTAATTACCGTGGATGCCGGATGGTCGGCCCGATAATTAAGCCCCTGGCCTACCGGCTGCGGAAATCGGTCCATTATTCTCAAAGAAACGGCGCCCCATTTTTGGTCCTGGATTTTCCTCTCAAGACCCTTCGCCTCAACCCTTTCTGGATCCCTTTGCTGGAAACCTTATCCGGAGACCTGTTCATACCCCTTGAACATTTAGCTACCCTGGCTTCCTCAGTCCCTGCGGATAAATGCGAATTTTTCCTGAACAGCCTGGTCGAAAAGGGGTTCCTGGAATTTGAAGGTATTTCTCCCCTGTCGGAATTTCCTTTTGTATCGATCATTATTCCGGTCCGGAACAGACCGGAAGCCATCGCGGCCTGCCTGGAATCCCTGCTCCATATCGATTATCCCGCAGAAAAATTAGAAATCCTGGTGATCGATGATAACTCCACGGACCGGACCCCCGAGGTAGTCTCCGGATTTCCGGTCAGATTAATAGCCTTAAAAGAACATAAACAGGCCTCTTATTGCCGCAACCTGGCCGCCCGGGAAGCCCGTGGGGAGATCCTGGCCTTTATCGATTCAGACTGTCTGGCTGAACCGCTTTGGTTAAAAGAACTGGTCCCGGCCTTTAAAGATCCGAACCTTGGTGCTGTCGGAGGGGTTGTGGAGGCCTTTTCCGGGGATAATGGATTGGATCGCTATGAAGAAGTCAAATCTTCCTTGAAGATAGGCTCCTGGTTTAAACGCTCCATCAAAGAAGACCGCTTCTTTTATCTTCCTTCCTGTAACCTCCTGGTCATAAAAACACATTTTTTAAAATTGGGCGGATTCCGAGAAGATCTCTTTGTAGGGGAAGACGTGGATGTTTGCTGGAGGCTGCAGGATGACGGATTCCCTGTCGAATACCGGCCCCAGGGCACGGTCTATCACCAACACCGCAACAGCCTGTGGCCCTTCTGCCTGCGCCGTTTTCAATATGGCACCTCCGAACCCTGGCTGCAGCGTTGGCACAGCCGGAGGAGAAAACAACTCCTCATTCTTCCTGCCGAGTCTCTTTTCTGGATATTTCTGATCTCGGGGATTATTTTTGTCTCCTGGCCTCTTCTCGGAGTCAGTAGCGGTATTTTTCTTCTGGATACCATCATCCGTTTTATTGCCTTAAGTTCCCGCCGGATTCCTCTTGGGTTTAAAAGCCTTTTGCTGGCCGGCATCAGAGAGTATCTGGCCTTTTTTTATCATTGGGCTGCCTTTTTCTCCCGTTATTATCTTTTCGTTCCCCTCCTCATCTTTCCCTTCCTGCCCATGATTTCTCTGGCCTTGATCGGCCTGCATCTTTTAAATGGCGCCGTGGAATATTTTATCAAGAAACCCCGCCTCAACTTTTTTTCCTTTCTTTTTTATTTCACCCTGGATCAACTCGCTTATCAAGCGGGGGTCTGGTGGGGATGCCTGAAAAACCGCTGTTTCCATCCGGTTAATCCGGTCCTGACCTTTAAATCTGTTTTTCGGGAAGGATAGTGAAGGGGGGCAAGATTATATTTGATATTGACAATTTCGGAACTTCCTGATATTAAAAGGAAACCATTTAATATATTGTGCAAAGCAAAGAAATGATACAATAGGAACGCCATGCCGACCATATCAATGTTCTCATGTATCCACCGGTCAAAAGCGTAAAACCCTTGGACGGTTATCGTCTGCTGCTCCAGTTCGGGAATGGTGAAGACAGGGTCTTCGACGTTTCGCCATACCTCAATATCGGCAGATTCGCCGACCTGAAAGACCCATCCATGTTTTCCTCTGTAGCTGTCAAATTTTACAGCATAGAATGGGCAAACCATTTGGACATTGACCCGGAATTCCTGTACGAGAAAAGCACGACCCCAAAGATCACATAATCATGCATGCACCGGGTCAGCAGGAAACGGCGTATGCTTCCCGGTGATGGCTCCGAGGCGGCATCAACCAGCTCATTGGACATGAAGACCCTTGCTGCATGAGTCTTCGGCCCCGCAAGCTGCATGCCACGGATCAACACCGTATTCATTATAGAAAAGATACTGATGAAACCCGATAAGACGATCACAATCATGGCTGATTTTGGATTTGGACCCTACGCTTGGCTTAAGGACACCTCCGATGAATCCGACTACGTTGGAATCAACATAGCTAATAGCCACCATACAGGCATGGACCAATTCGACATCTCAGACCACCTCCAGAAAGACTTTGCCGACTGGATCGGGCAATTCGAGAGAGGTGCACTCGATAATCCCAGTTTTCCTTGGGCATCGTTTCATAAGGAAGGTTTGGCCCTTAGTCGCCGCTTGAAGGAAGAAATAGGAGAAGCCGCCATCGTGGTATATGTGAAACCGTATGAAGACCCAGGTCACGAACAAAACGAAAAGACCTGGTTCATTTCAGAGGAAAAGCAGCAAACAGATACCAGAGTACAGACAAGAAAAAAAGCAGCCGTTCGACAGAAGAAGAATGATGAACTTTGAGGAAATACCGATAACCACCGAACCCGTCAATCCAGTGGACCCGCCCAAAATCGGGCCTCCCGCCCGTTATGATGTCGTAGAGCACCTCCGAACCCCGGAAGAAATGGCAGCTTATCTTGAGGCTTGTTTTGAAGAGGCCAACGGTGATGCGACATGTATCGCCTAAGCGCTGGGCGATATCGCCCGGGCCAAGGGAATGACGCAGGTCGCCCGTGATGCCGGTTTATCCCGCGAGAGTTTCTATAAGGCGCTCTCTGGTGAACGCAGTCCCGGCTTCGACACCATTCTCAAGGTTATAGAGGCACTTGGGTTGAAGTTACACGCCGCAGTGTCTCATGGCTGATTCCATATTCCAACCAAGAGTTCGAGAGGGATGCGGCGATAAAATGGCAAACTTCTCAACTTATCGTTAATCCGGTCCTGACCTTCAAACCTGTTTTTCGGAAAGGATAATGTCGCAACCGATCTTTGAACTTTCCTGCCGGCTGCTGATCAATGGCATCCGTTTTCGGTATCTGAAGTGGACCGGCAGCCCGCGCCCCAGGTCTGCCAAGCCCCAAGCCCCAAGCCTTGAAATCACCCATCACTGCCTGGCCAGATGCATTATATGCAACATCTGGAAGATACCCAAAGAAGTCTGAGTCGCTGTCAAAAACCAAGGGTTTTCTTTGTTAACACTTTTCGATTGACATTGCCTTAAGAAATTGATTTTATAAATTAAAAGATTCAAGTAAGGGAGGGTTTTCTCCTGGGCCCCGGCTTCCCGCAGTACGGCAATGTATCCATCAGGCCAGCGCGGCTGGGGGTCCAGCGGCGCCACGCCCCGGCGATGCGTTTGAGGCATATCATCCCTCCTCTATTAGGGTCATAGGCCTCCTGATCGCATGGAGATTATGGGCTATCAAGCCATTTATTTGAGGATCAGCATTCCGGGAATTCGTGAAATAGAGATGCTATTTTTGAGGCATAGTACTATGTTGGCAGAAAGCGGAGAGGGAAAGGAAATCTTATGAGGAGAATCATCACATGGTCGTTATTGGTCTTGATCGCAACAGTAATCTCGGCTTATGGTCAGACAACGGAAAAGAAAACTTCGGTTCAAGCCCCGGCGGACAAATCCTGGCGAAATGATATGGCTGCTTTTGCGTCGGCGGTTGCAGCCATCGCAAAGAAAGCGGAAATCCCCAATGACTTTCAACTTACCCAAAGCCTGCGAAGTCGTAACGTCTTTAGCCAACAGGATGGCACGTCGATATGGGTCGTACTGAAGGACGGTTTCGGAAAGGAACTGCATGGGGAACTCGCAAGGAGTTTCGTGGGAAAGGTCTCATGGACGGGAAAGGTCACATCGGCTGAAGTGGATCAAGAAAAGCGGACGTGTAATGTCGGAGTGGAGTTCCCAAAGGCGACGGCAATGCCAGACAATCTTGTACTCAGCGACGTCTTTCTCGTCATCCCGTTTGACAAACTGCCGACCGACAAGTTGCCAAAAGTGGGAACGACTTTTTCCTTCACAGGGAACTTGAAGAAGGCCAAAGACGACGATCCCTTGGATCGTGTATGGGTGCTTTACGGTCAGGGGCCAAACGCTGGCAAGAATCGGATTGGTGTATCTATTACCGACGAGGCTCCGACAATGAAGTAGAACGTAGGAAAGGACATCCGGGAATGGATGACGATAACACCATGAACACGGAAAGGGGGGCATATGAGCCTCAAAGAAATCGAAACCGAGATCAAGAAACTGGGTTTAAAGGACCGGGCTACGCTTGCAAAGTGGATAGTCGAAAGCCTCGACGAGTTGTCTGAAGCGGAGGTCGAGGCGTTGTGGGCTGAGGAGGCAGAGCGCCGCCTGGATGAGATGGAGCGTGGGCAAGTGACTGAAATACCAGCTGAAGAGGTGCTTCGCCGAGCGCGGGCTGCCATCTCGTGAAAGTGATTACTTTCCATCCTGATGCTGACGACGAAATCACTGAGGCGGCGCAGTACTACGAGGTGCGTAAGTCTGGCCTTGGTTCGGACTTTCTCGGAGAGGTTGAACAAGGGCTCGACCAGATTTCAACTAACCCCGAGGCTTCCCAGCGAATCGGAAGGCGAGCGAGGAGAAAGCCTTTGTGGCGATTTCCCTTCAATCTGATCTATGCTGTTTATCCAGATCGAATTCGCATCGTAGCCTGTGCTCACCAGAAACGGCGACCTTTCTATTGGCGAAAACGGTTAAGGGCAAAGGATTAGTAGCAAGGGCCAACCAATCGTCCGACTTGACCGGATACACCACCGGCAAGTCAACTCAATGTTATCTGCGAGAGCGAATATGACCAAATCCGATGACCGAATGCTGTGGATTCGTAATCTGGAAGGGAACAACGCCTTGGAGGAGTTTGACACCGTTAACGCCGAAATAGGCTCAGAAAGTCGTATTACCGGACTTCTTGACTACGATGATGGCGCAATCCTTTTCGGACCCACAACCCACAGTCCCGATAGTACGGGCTTGTTCAAGTATATCTTGAGAGTACGACTGGGCTCCGAATCGACCTCTATCACGCACGGGAAGCGTAAGGGTTATCTTTTTCGAGAAGGACAGATAGGTGAACTGATCGCGATAGCTTCACTCTGTCTACAGGCGCGGTTCTATGTCCTCTCGACCACCGTTGGCCGCTTGACCTCTCACGGGGTACCCATTAAGAGTGAATTCTCACCGCCACGGATCGCTTTCGGCCACAACATCGATCCAGTGATCTTCTCTGCCAACGACAGAAATCTTGCAATAGAGCTTCCCGTATTCCTCAAAGAGATACGGCTTATCCCTCCAAAACATCATCTCAGCGTTGCACTCGCGGCAAATCACTACGCGCGGGCTTTGCGCGAGATTGGTATTGACGAAGAAATGGTGTTCGTCAGGTTGGTTGCTGCTGTAGAGACGGCTGCTCATAATCAATCCATTTCAAATGACCCGCTCCTAAATAAGAGGGCCGAAGACCTGTTTCGGTTGGATAAACTCACAGCCTCTGAAATACAGGGACTGAAGAACCTCTTAGAAACTCGGAGAGCCAAGGCGAGATTCGTTGCCTTTCTCGAAAGATTTTCCCCTGGTTTCTTCGAAGGCATGCCCGAAAAGCCAGCACACACCCAGATCACACCTGCGACGCTTTCCTCTGTCGCTGGAGCGATTTACGATGCCCGCTCCGGTTATTTGCACAACGGGTACCCCATGTATCTCTCACACTACAGTCCGGCCTTTCCCGAATGGCACATGGACCCCTCGGTAGGTATGACCTGGCAAAGCAGGTCATACACGGCAGATCAGAAGCTGCCCCGGGCGGACTTTTTCCACCGATTAGTTCGTCATTGTCTTCTATCCTACTTCAAGAGCTTGGTACTTGATCCAAACGAGATAAATGAAGAAGATGTCACCAGTGGAAAAGTATAGTGTCCGTGAAATTGCAAGGGAGTTGAATCTTCCCACTATTGTCGAAAATGGGATACGTGACAATTTCGGCGACCCGATCGCAATAAATGAGTTGAAACAAATAGGCCGGCGGAGATTTCTATCGATCAAGAATTTCGGCTATAAACGCTGGCGGGAATTCCAAAATGCCTTGGCTATATTCAATCCCAGTGACCGATCAGTTTCTCTGATAAATTGGACCAGCCCGAACACAGTAATAGTCGAGATTGACCTGTCAAAATCATTTATTGAAGTAATCGAAGATCTATACAAGATAGCATATAAATTCGTATAACATTACTGCTGAAGCGGATGTCGCAAAGAGCGTGCGCCACCACCGAGCAACCCGTTTTGTCAAAGGATGATAATCCGGATGGTTGATAGGTTCACTGAAAAGCAAGGCCAGTACTTGGCGTTCATATACAACTACACGATAATAAGCGGGCGCCCCCCGGCTGAAGTCGATCTGGAACGTTTCTTCCGGA includes these proteins:
- a CDS encoding (Fe-S)-binding protein, giving the protein TSLRHLVAAPLNVYYRSRQDPGELYPLTLEKGALGAKTIHDFSWKQLLDAEACVSCNRCQQNCPAYLAGKPLSPQKVMQKILGQMEALSHQKKEGADTDLPLLSQVISDEEIWDCTTCMACLEQCPVFIQPLREIMDLRRYRVLGQGLLPKEVRPVVRNLELFGDVQGKGMAYRSEWAMNLGLSPMSANSLKPEVLFWVGCFGAFHPRTQAVARALVDIMQAGQVRFGFLEKEEFCCGDPARRLGEEALFMDLAKKNISRLQHYGVEKIVTLCPHCFNTLKNEYPGLGGKFQVLHAAELVRDLIMQKRIMLKYPLKKKVALHDPCYLSRANQKVQPLRETLWAVPDIAYQELPRNRENGLCCGGGGGHLWLHETAGRPINQLRAEEILSTGVDLVATACPYCLTMLEDGVRSQAIKTPPVIQDVIEIVAASLEVR
- a CDS encoding electron transfer flavoprotein subunit beta/FixA family protein, whose translation is MKIIVCIKQIAHTYCRSGFDPDRHFLAPEDTLYRINPYDEAALGLALTVKEALGGGEIFLLTLGPLIAEAELRRCLALGANRIYHIDQEGVVDPWAKSSYLAQAIKDLEARLVLCGKESLDTQNGQVGAFLAHHLGRPFVSAITQLTVSPDGYSGTVQRSGGRGIRESLLCPLPAVFSVDMGAQGSLLPTYPDKKQAWSIPIQKIKIQDPMPEPRTITTEVFPPRPRPKIVPAPDCSRPAYERIEQLLMGSRIQKMGARLTGSPESQVEGIMDFLREHKFLKQPVGWVE
- a CDS encoding mycofactocin-coupled SDR family oxidoreductase — translated: MAKKKRQDLKDKLALITGGARNIGLAIAKELAAQGASIVLVDICRDLKTIPYALAGPNDLERAVQEISKMGVKALGLTCDIRKEVQVKAAFQQVIDRFGRLDILVNNAGVVSLYPITGLSEKAWDEVVDVCLKGTYLCCKYALHPMIKQRYGKIVNISSVAGLRGLGLGVHYCAAKHGIIGLTKALAMEAADHHINVNALCPGTTESPMLEGLASQIQHEGDPYEHFAQQHLFQDRRIPPQDIAQAVSWLVSDKSRSITGSVITVDAGWSAR
- the mftF gene encoding mycofactocin biosynthesis glycosyltransferase MftF (Members of this protein family, MftF, are glycosyltransferases, members of PF00535 (glycosyl transferase family 2). The encoding gene is found as part of the mycofactocin cassette, in Mycobacterium tuberculosis, many other Actinobacteria, and occasional members of other lineages. Mycofactocin itself, a putative redox carrier, is a heavily modified derivative of the C-terminal Val-Tyr dipeptide of the mycofactocin precursor MftA (TIGR03969).), giving the protein MVGPIIKPLAYRLRKSVHYSQRNGAPFLVLDFPLKTLRLNPFWIPLLETLSGDLFIPLEHLATLASSVPADKCEFFLNSLVEKGFLEFEGISPLSEFPFVSIIIPVRNRPEAIAACLESLLHIDYPAEKLEILVIDDNSTDRTPEVVSGFPVRLIALKEHKQASYCRNLAAREARGEILAFIDSDCLAEPLWLKELVPAFKDPNLGAVGGVVEAFSGDNGLDRYEEVKSSLKIGSWFKRSIKEDRFFYLPSCNLLVIKTHFLKLGGFREDLFVGEDVDVCWRLQDDGFPVEYRPQGTVYHQHRNSLWPFCLRRFQYGTSEPWLQRWHSRRRKQLLILPAESLFWIFLISGIIFVSWPLLGVSSGIFLLDTIIRFIALSSRRIPLGFKSLLLAGIREYLAFFYHWAAFFSRYYLFVPLLIFPFLPMISLALIGLHLLNGAVEYFIKKPRLNFFSFLFYFTLDQLAYQAGVWWGCLKNRCFHPVNPVLTFKSVFREG
- a CDS encoding DUF2442 domain-containing protein — its product is MYPPVKSVKPLDGYRLLLQFGNGEDRVFDVSPYLNIGRFADLKDPSMFSSVAVKFYSIEWANHLDIDPEFLYEKSTTPKIT
- a CDS encoding addiction module protein, which gives rise to MSLKEIETEIKKLGLKDRATLAKWIVESLDELSEAEVEALWAEEAERRLDEMERGQVTEIPAEEVLRRARAAIS
- a CDS encoding type II toxin-antitoxin system RelE/ParE family toxin; the protein is MKVITFHPDADDEITEAAQYYEVRKSGLGSDFLGEVEQGLDQISTNPEASQRIGRRARRKPLWRFPFNLIYAVYPDRIRIVACAHQKRRPFYWRKRLRAKD